A window of Sutcliffiella cohnii contains these coding sequences:
- a CDS encoding DDE-type integrase/transposase/recombinase, whose amino-acid sequence MYPQIITYLLTFINYQEHIIRTLLTLLIGKSMFDKPKEAPVNQPYRKLQIDDLPIIEKLERLDYQLLLAEHLQSKGKPLKPVQRRANSTPVPSTLCCPKCGAPSAYLYANNGGKGQYQCKVCACVFNKKSRYQKEAILKCPHCLKTLEKIKERKDFHVFKCKNDRCSYYQKNLNAMTKKEKKQFKEDPQSLKVRYIYRKFHIDYQPLSKQSPKQPKVDLSRLYVSPHTLGLILTYHVNYGLSARKTAAIMKDIHGVSVSHQSILNYENSVALWLKPYIDYFPYELSDQFCGDETYIRVNGRWHYLFFFFDAVKKVILSYPVSPNRDTATAIRAIDEVLVKLKEIPENLQFVVDGNPIYLLAQHFFAENHISFDVKQVIGLTNEDDVSREYRPLKQIIERLNRTFKGNYRSTHGFGSEQGSVSFVTLFVAYFNFLRPHSSLEGKVPVTLPELEKLPTMPARWTALIGLAQDWIQQQSA is encoded by the coding sequence TTGTACCCTCAAATTATAACCTATTTATTAACTTTTATAAACTATCAAGAACACATTATTCGAACTTTGCTTACTCTATTGATTGGAAAAAGCATGTTCGATAAACCAAAAGAAGCTCCTGTTAATCAGCCTTATCGAAAGCTTCAAATTGATGATTTACCTATTATTGAAAAACTAGAAAGGCTCGATTATCAGCTTTTATTAGCGGAACACCTTCAATCCAAAGGGAAACCGTTAAAACCAGTACAGCGTCGAGCGAATTCTACGCCCGTACCGTCTACCTTATGTTGTCCGAAGTGTGGTGCTCCTTCTGCGTATTTGTACGCAAATAACGGAGGAAAAGGACAATATCAGTGTAAGGTGTGTGCGTGTGTTTTCAATAAAAAGAGTCGTTATCAGAAAGAGGCCATCCTTAAGTGTCCTCACTGTCTTAAAACGCTAGAAAAAATTAAAGAACGAAAAGATTTTCACGTGTTTAAGTGTAAAAATGATCGTTGTTCTTATTATCAAAAGAACTTAAATGCCATGACCAAAAAAGAGAAAAAACAATTTAAAGAAGATCCACAATCGCTGAAAGTACGCTACATATACCGGAAGTTCCACATCGACTATCAACCGTTATCCAAACAATCACCAAAGCAGCCAAAAGTCGATTTATCAAGATTGTATGTTTCACCGCATACACTTGGGCTCATCTTGACGTACCATGTCAATTACGGATTATCGGCCCGTAAAACGGCCGCGATCATGAAGGATATTCACGGTGTGTCTGTCTCCCATCAAAGTATCCTAAACTACGAAAACAGCGTCGCATTATGGCTTAAGCCTTATATTGACTACTTTCCGTATGAGCTGTCGGATCAATTCTGTGGGGATGAAACGTACATCCGGGTCAACGGTCGTTGGCATTACCTGTTTTTCTTTTTTGATGCGGTCAAGAAAGTCATTCTTTCGTATCCAGTGTCGCCAAATCGCGACACCGCAACAGCGATACGAGCGATTGATGAAGTACTAGTGAAACTGAAAGAAATACCTGAAAACCTACAATTTGTAGTAGATGGTAACCCTATTTACTTGTTGGCACAGCATTTCTTCGCAGAGAACCACATATCGTTTGACGTAAAACAGGTCATCGGGCTAACAAATGAAGACGATGTCTCTAGAGAGTATCGACCTCTCAAGCAAATCATCGAGAGACTAAATCGCACGTTTAAAGGGAATTATCGATCGACGCACGGCTTTGGTTCTGAACAAGGATCTGTTTCTTTTGTGACATTGTTTGTGGCTTACTTTAACTTCTTGCGCCCACATTCTTCACTTGAAGGTAAAGTGCCAGTAACACTTCCAGAATTAGAAAAGCTACCAACCATGCCAGCGAGATGGACAGCCCTTATTGGATTAGCTCAAGACTGGATTCAACAACAGTCAGCCTAA
- a CDS encoding GNAT family N-acetyltransferase produces MIREATVKDAEQLSTLMADVEESNMMLFAPGEREISVDHQRKRMERLETEEISSIFVAEDNYKLVGYLFAIGNSPSRIKHRVYIVVGVRADYRGKGVGVQLFSRLEEWAKKRSIRRLELTVIEHNVPAVSLYKKIGFEVEGVKRDSLKIDGKFVNELYMSKLLSY; encoded by the coding sequence ATGATAAGAGAAGCGACTGTTAAGGATGCAGAACAATTAAGTACGTTAATGGCCGATGTTGAGGAATCAAATATGATGTTATTTGCACCTGGGGAAAGGGAAATCTCGGTTGACCATCAACGAAAAAGAATGGAACGACTAGAAACAGAAGAAATTTCCTCTATATTTGTTGCAGAGGATAATTATAAATTAGTAGGTTACCTGTTTGCCATTGGGAACAGCCCATCTCGAATTAAGCATAGAGTTTATATTGTCGTTGGTGTACGTGCTGATTATAGGGGGAAAGGTGTCGGAGTTCAATTATTTAGTAGATTAGAAGAATGGGCGAAGAAACGATCGATTCGTCGCTTAGAGTTGACCGTAATAGAGCATAATGTGCCCGCGGTTTCCTTGTATAAAAAAATAGGATTTGAAGTCGAAGGTGTCAAAAGGGACTCGTTAAAGATAGATGGCAAATTTGTGAATGAATTATATATGTCAAAGCTTTTATCGTATTAG